In the Sorghum bicolor cultivar BTx623 chromosome 4, Sorghum_bicolor_NCBIv3, whole genome shotgun sequence genome, acctttgccacctgccaagtggaaagcagtcggcaaagcctttgccacctGTCAGCATGGCAGCCGGCAAAGGAGACGTACGCCGTTGTGAGATGACGGAGCGCATCCCGTTTGCCGACTGCCAcgcggcagtcggcaaaggctttccttatttttttataacagaatttctttgccgactgtTTTGATGGGCAGGTGACAAAGGctgttttagttttttttagaaCATAAATTCTTTGCCGACTACCTttattggcaggtggcaaaggattCTTTGCCGACTACCTTTATTGGCACGGTGGCAAAGGACTGCCTTTATTGGTAGGTGGCAAAggattctttgccgactgtctttattggcaggtggcaaagctcCTATGGTACATGAGATTCCAGCTTTGCCACCTGCTTTCCatgtggcaggtggcaaaggtggAATAAGTAAAATTTTGGTCTGTTTTTTCTGTTTTGCATCACAGCAATCAAATCACAAATATGATTATATAACTAAAATTCACATATATCACACAACTCCACATATATATCACACAAATCCAAATATATAGCACACATAAAGCATAACAAATGAGTCCAACAAGTCCATCATCTATAACactctgaattttgaatttcaaatcatagtttaaatttgatttaatttggtgtagtttgaatttttgggcaattattaaataatttataaaaataaataaaattaaatataaggtagaaacatgtttgagtgcattcatgctgctgcatcctttttgtttgaatttatttaatgctTGTTTGACCTTGGTTTTTTTTGAGTCAAGAAAGACAAAAGAagacagttttatttgaaataAAAAAGGGCCATCACTCTATCCTGGGCCGGCCTCCCCCCTCCTCGGCCGAGGCCTCCCCCTCTCCCCTTTCCCCCTGCGCGCCCACGTGGGCCAGgaggccgcggcccagccgcgCACCGCGCGGCCCAGCCACCCCACGCCTCGCGCCCCCAGCCCAAGCCACCGCACCGGCCCAACGCACGTGCCCGCAGCCCCGCACCTGCTCCCGCCGCCCGCTGACTGGTGGGCCCCgtaggtgggacccacctgtcatctCCAAGCTCTGTCCGAATCGGACGGGAGCAACTGCCGCCGCCGCTATATTTGGTTTCCGTGCCGCACGCGTCCCTAGGTTTACCGTGCCCTATAAATAGGCCCCTGTCGTCGCCCACACGCGCCTCTAGAAAACCATAGCCGCAACCCTAGCAGTCGCAACCCTAGCCGCCCTCGCCGAGCGCCGCCGCTGTCATCCTcgcagccgccgccgtcgccctcgTCGCCCCGCTGCTTGTTTCGTGAAGGTAAGCCGCGCCCTGGACTCGCCCCGTCGTGCCGACCTCGCCCGCGCCTTCGGCGCGTTGTCCCATGCACCGTAGCCCGCTCCCGTGAACTCACCGAGAATGGCCATGGCGCGCCGCCGTGGCCGGCCACCCCCCCGCCCGGGGGCCGCCACGCACGCGCGCGTTGCCCAGCCCAGGccgcggtccaccatggaccggtggactggccgccccccccccccagtCCACACCGTCACCGTGGACCGGCCACCCGCCAGCCGCCACGTGGCCTGCCGGGCAGGCCACACCCGCGCCCCCTACTACTTTTGTGAAAACCCCTTGTAGAATTAGggaatcaacccgcggtccagctctgttatatttttattcaaaATACGCCCCTAGTTCTTCAGTTTAACCCCTGACGCTGTTAGTATTTATAGATTTAATCCAAATCTCATtttaaattcagttttaattatttTGAATGCAAAAAATAGTTCAGTTAATTCACAGAATTGCCACCCAACttattttagccataacttttgcgttttagctccgatttaggtgattctggtcgctatagtTTCGTATCGACGAGTAGAATGcagtagtgcagttgctttcTGCTTTTgaatgctttggtgtactgttcctaattaagtttgtttgcttgcatgtattactctattatgtgatgcttgtcgcgtatagccaacgagacgctCGTAAAGGAAGAGGAGCAGAATCacgctgagttcgagcaacccgactacgatcaaggcaagtgcagacaccatttgatcattttgaacctactcattaatgtcatttacttatcatgcatgtgtccaatgaatgcaaaccctaaggaccttactagctttacttactattccttgttcacctggggttatgttaTGGGTAGACTAGGTTATTAGgtatgcttagctgctctactcaccttatacacatgcttaaacaagaaatattctctactcaacttgatgcttaaattgtgctgaatctttggtcactgcggtgatggcgatgttggatgcttatgagcatcgtgatgatggtggtgacagggggagcgggtactgttggtggtccggttgtcggaggtacccgtctctgctctccataaggacttagtcatggagcaggcccctgggacatacagtgcagctccaagctatatggctctggcttaactaattagcaggacctccactagtagggtgttactttctggGTAGgcatgaggaagtaacttggtaaTGGATATTAAGACGTCGGttgctcggtacgccatggctatgggtaccGATTGCCGAGCGCCCCGTCCAAAACTTGTGAGTGGCaacctattagttggaccctgtgaaaggtctcgtagtgagaccctgcctgctcatcttggtagtgttttggggagtcatgaccccaGGCAAATGgcaatcacgacttggagtgaacgtgcacacctctacagagtgtaaaactgatatatcagtcgtGCTCACGATCAGGAGTGGCCCAGACTCTCACATGATGAGGAAATCAGATTCACttgatacttggagatggaacttgttTGAGGtggctacctcgtgctttggcggaatggctattccgtgttggcaggattgctatcctgtatTCTTAaatggggttaatccctggattacaataactattaggatagtcatttaaaagatgctaattactacttacactaattaagggttgggtttatgctactcacaattagtagtaggttgttctaataatagtgttatgattaaaagtgatcaactaaaatgctaccgtagTCAAACcatgtcagctttaccttgtttttaagccttgcatatcattactttccgtctgtgcttgctgagttcgacatgaactcacccttgctataatcattaaaggttgctcggacgatctaGAGTACAATTGTGACTTCCCtaaggactaccctgagtcgcctggttgttaggctcgtgtgatTCTGCCGTCGACCTTCTTGTGGCAAGGTGGTTCTGCTACGTCGACGTGATTTAGTTTCACCTTTTATTTGTGGAACAATTCGGTTTATGCTTCCCGTTCGTACTTTGATCTAATGGCTTGTAACAATGATACTTTAcactcatttatgtaattcgtttgaacactgtgttttgtaccattgatgatgtcaatccatgtgtgtgaatttaagatcctggcgcacatgtgatttggcacccgaatgctcttttacatccgggtgtgacaaaagtggtatcaaagtcgTGTTGACCGTAGGATCACGCAGCCTAGCTAGAAACTGCCGTTTAGTATGTCCCTTTTGGCTGAAATACACCACTGGATCTATTAACTACCTTACTAACCTGTCTCTCATTAGACTTTAACTATTAGCCTTATCTATTTACATTTACTAACAGTTCAGCTTTATTCATTTAATCCTTGCAGTTATTACCTTGTCATCAATTACTACTTCCTGCTTCTTACATTGCATTTATATTCTTGTTTTCAAGTTTTATTACTTACTATTTGAACATCTCTTTCATACCTTGTTTTTCATTATCAtcctactcatattaccttcttaTTCATTGTTTTTCATTATTACTTGAATTATGTCTTATTTTTGCCTTGTTAACAATTTCATTACCTTGTTTTACTTTATTTCTTcattatttgttttcatatcttaccataaataccaccaaaGTTTATATTTTCCATCCACTATATAATCTTGATTCCTCTTCATTTCACATACACCATTACCTTCATTTATGTCATTCATATCTTTATCATTGTCATGATCTATTAATCGTCTCCTGCATGTCTATGATCTTATGCATAACTAGATGACTCATCGTTTGACCTGCCGCAAGAGCGTCATCCGTTTTTGTCCTGTTCAAGCTGTGGAGTTCCCATTGACTGGTCGCATTGATAACATCGAGTTCCAGCCTAGCCAGGATCCTGATGACGGTGCTAACCTCCAAGACGTGGAGCCATATGAAGGACAACAAGCACCCCGAGCTCTGGTGGTGCATGGGAGGGCGCCTTGctgggcccctagaggagatgaCCCCTtcggtgatcatgatgatgatgatgatgatgtggatgcacctggaggacctggaggacctggtGGACCTGGAGGTCAAGAAGGACCCTTCGCtgctgatgatgggtggatcgtgacGGTCTGCACCCGGGATGGTGGGGAATGCTTCTTCCACCGTGAGCTGAAGCGCCTCCTCGACCAGCAGCTAGGACACGGAATGTTCGCAGTGGAGTACCGCAGCGAGCATTGGAGCCACCGTAGGGACCCAACATTCTGGAAGATCTAGGCACACGTCGGTAGGCCTAACCCGATGCTAAGGGCGCTGAGGATCATGTCTATTCACAGAGCTGTGGCAGAGAGGTCTACCCAGATGGCGGGCATAATGATGCTGCTCGTCAGGCTTTCTATGCGTACTTGGATCACTTCTTCGAGAACATCAGCCAGGACGCTCGTCGCTACTACCCTCGCCGTAGCCATGGAGAGTTGGCGATGACCATTGCTTCTACTACTGATGAGGAGAACCCCCACATGCATAGGACTGTCAAGCTAATGGCGGTCACCAATACTGAGCTCAATAGTTTGCTCGTGGAGTTGAAGCAAGTGCGACAGGAGCTGGATGATGCCAAGAAGAGCATAGCTCAGCTGGAAGCTTAGATCACTGGAGTGCCTCCACCTTCACCTCAGTGGCCTGCCTTCTCCCCGCCCCGTGACGACCTAGCTTATGGAGATGCCAGTGCACGTACTACCATAGAATATGAGTTGTCCCCATCTATGTAATAAATAGTGCCACGCTTAGAACATTAGCACGATCTTAGTTTTGCGAGTCTGCGGTGAGTCTAGTGTTTAGTGGTTTGCTTAGAGTGCTTTGCTTGGTTTGTGTGAGAACTTGGTTTATTATTGTGTCAATGGTGTGATTTGGTTCTTCGTAATGAGTGCGATGAGTTGTGGGTTATGTCCACAGcgcatcaagaacaagattaagtTTAAGTTAATATGAGTTAGTTAGTTTAGGTTATCTTCGGTCTCCTTATTTGTgctttatcatatttcatatcACTTTATCTTATCAGCCCTACTTTATCATGATCAGTTCACTATCTGTATAATTCATCTGTTATAAGTACTGTGTTATATCAAGTGAAAAAGGGAAGTTACTATCAGCTGAGTTCACACTTTGAGGAAAAATTATACCTTTGTAGTTTACATTTACAGATCAGACTTACACATATGAACTACACCAGATTTTGTTATATTATTTCTATATATCAGATGCCTGTCAACACCAGGAGCGGTACTAATGGTGGAAACAATGGCCaatccaacaacaacaacaacaatggtcaCAGCGGGACCAATACCAACCCTCCTCCTATGAATCAGCCCTATGACCGTGGAGCAGTTGATGACCATGCAAACTCAGCTGATGCAGAGAATGGCCGATATTATGAACAACATGCAACAGAACCAGAAAAGAATCAGAACCAGAATCAGAACTAGAACTAAGGAGGTAACAACGCGTCTGCCCCACCTAGGGACAAGCGTGGGGAGTTCATGAAAGGACGCTCACCGTTCTTCTCTCACTCAGCTGACCCTATGCAAGCTGAGGACTGGCTTAAGGCTGTGGACAAGCAGCTGgtcattgctcagtgcaatgacTGGGAGAAGGTCTTGTATGGCTCTAGACAGCTACAGGAAGCCACCCAGGACTGGTGGGACTCTTACTGCTTCGCGCATCAGGACCCAGACACTATCACCTGGGATCAGTTCAAGGCTGCCTTCAAAGCTCATCATGTTCCTACCGGTTTAGTGAAGCTAAAGAAGAAGGAGTTTCTGTCTCTCAAACAGGGCTCCATGACTATCTGTGAGTATCGTGACAAGTTCACTCAGTTGATGCGGTATTGTCTAAATGAGGTGGAAAATGATGAGGACAAGCAAGATCACTTCCTGGAGGGTCTGAATGATGGCTTATCCTATATGATGtcgaatgtcaagtatgctagcttCCAAGAGATGGTGGACAGGGCACTGGTGCTTGAGAGCAAGCGCCGCAAGATGgaagacaagaagaggaagtataGTTCCTCTCAGCAACAGGCTGGTGCCAGTCGTCCCCGTTACAACAATCAACAGGGCCCTCAGTCTCGCTCGGCGTATCAGTCTGGCAACCAAGGACCACAGCAGAATGTTAGGTACAACAACCAGAGTCAGCAGACCAGTCAGCGTTACAACAACAATCAGGTGCAGCGCCCCGCTAGTCAGGCGCCTCGCGAGAATGCTCCAGCACCATCAGAATCTCGCTAGAACTCCAACACTGTCCCAGTGAAGCCCAATGCCAACCCCACCCCGCTGGAAGTACttgcttcaagtgtggtcaaCTAGGACATTATGCAAATGCTTGCCCCTAGAGGCAGAAGAACAACAATGGCAGGGTGAATCATGTGAAGCTGGAAACTGCTGAGGAAGCTCCAGATGTGGTagttggtatgttccttgtcaACTCTTGTCCTCCTACCGTTTTGTTTGATACTGGAGCATCGCATACTTTTATACGTGCACAGTTTGTTGAGAAACATAATATAGCCACatgtaccatgcaaaacacCATGATAGTTAAATCTCCTGGGGGAAAGATGCGTACTAATACTTTGTGTCCGAGAATGAGCATTaaaataaggggggtagattttcctattaatcctattgtCTTGGGTTCAGAAGGTTTAGATATGATATTGGGGATGAGATGGTTGGCCAAGTTTAAGGGTACTATTCAGTGTGCAGAAAAGTCAGTTGCTCTAACAGCACCTAGTGGGGATTGAATTGAGGTTAGAGTTTCTATGTCACCTAGCAGAGAAGGAATAGTATATCATGTGAGCAGTGGGTTAGTAGAGGATATCCGAGTCGTGAAAGAATTTCCTGATGTGTTTCGAGaggatttgccaggtatgccacctgaacatgagattgaatttgttattgatttattacctggtactgcacccatatctaagagaccttatagaatggttgttaatgagttagaagaacttaagaaacaattaAGGGTGTTATAGTCTAAAGgcatatccgtcctagttcctcaccttggggagttccagttatctttgtagaaaagaaggatgggacacaaaggatgtgtgtagactataggtctttgaatgaggtcacaattaagaacaagtacccattgcctagaatagaagacttgtttgatcagttgaaaggagcttgtgtgttttccaagatagatctgaGATCATGTTATCACCAGTTGAGAATTAGACCTAGTGATATTTCAAAGACTGCATTCACCACCAGATATGGACtctatgagtatacagttatgtcttttgggttgactaatgctccagcttactttatgtatctgatgaataaagtttttatggagtatttggataagtttgtggtagtctttattgatgatatcttgatctactccaagaccgaggaagaacatgaggaacacctgagacttgtgttgcagaagttgagggaacatcagctctatgccaaattGAGTAAGTGTGACTTCTAGTTGAAGGAAGTATCTTTTCTAGGCCATGTCATATCCAATGGTGGAGTTGTTGTTAGTCCAAAGAACGTGGCAGATGTTCTTAAGTGGAGTCCACCTCAGACAGTTGGAGAAGTCAGAAGTTTTCTAGGAATAGCTGGTTACTAtcggagattcattgaaggattctctagtattgctaagccaatgactgcTCTGTTAGAACAGGGTAAACCATTCAAGTGGAGTGAATAGTGtcaggctagttttgaggagttgaagaagagattgactactgcaccattTTTGACTTTGCCTGATGTGACCAAAAGTtgttctatctattgtgatgcttccaagCAAGGTTTGGGATGTGTTCTGATGCAAGAAGGAAAGGTGATTGCCTATGCATCCAGATAGTTGAAGAAGCATGAGGTGAATTATCCAACCCATGATCTTGAGTTGGCAGCTGTGGTCCATTCACTaaagatctggaggcattatattctgggtcataagtgttacatctacacggatcacaagagcttgaaatacatcttcactcaaaatGACTTGAACTTGAGgcagagaagatggttagaattgatcaaggattatgaattggagatccattatcaccctggcaaagcTAACGTAGTTGCTGATGCTCTGAGTAGAAAGAGTCAAGTGAATATGCTGGAAGCCACAGAGTTACCAATGGAACTGCTGACAGAATTTGAATATCTCAACTTGGGGTTTGTTGCCAACACCCAAGGTACTTTCATGGATATAGAACCAACCCTTGAGCAAGAGATCAGGAAGGGTTAAAAAGAGGACGAAGAGATCAAAAAGATACTTAAGTTGTTAGAGGAAGGTAGAGCACCTAGATTCAGAGTTGATCAGGAAGGAATTGTTTGGCTCAAGGACCGATTGTGTGTGCCTGATATTCAAAGAATCAAGGATGTGATATTGAAGGAGTGCCATGAGTCTGCTTACTCTATTCATCCAGGAGGTACAAAGATGTACCAGGACTTGAAGCAAAATTACTGGTGGCCTAGTATGAAGAAAGATATCGGTGAATACGTGGCATTGTGTGACACTTGTTAGAGAGTGAAGACAGAACATCAGAGGCCACTAGGATTGTTACAACCTTTGAAGATACCtgagtggaaatgggatgagatcAACATGGACTTTATAGTGGGATTACCTAGATCTCAACGAGGTTATGATTCTATATGGGTTGTAGTAGATCAGTTGACCAAggtagctcatttcattccagtcaagacTACCTACCATGGAGGGCAGTTAGCAGAAAAGTATATGGAACGGAATGTGTGTTTGCATGGAGTTCCTAAGAGGATTGTGTCTGATCGgggtacacagtttacatcaAAGTTTTGGGAGAAGCTACACAATGCTATGGGAATAGAACTTAGATTCAGTATAGCTTACCACCCTCAATCCGATGGTTAGACAGAGAGAGTCAACCAAATAGTGGAAGATTTGCTAAGgtcttgtgctttgcagtatggggaTAGTTGGGATACTAGTTTGCCCTACGCTGAATTCTCCtataacaatagttaccaaACCAATCTTAAGATGTCTCCTTTTGAGGCCTTGTATGGAAGGAAGTGTAGGACTCTGTTGTTCTGGAACCAGACTAGTGAAAGGCAAGTGTTCGGCCCTGATTCGTTGAGAATAGCGGAAGAGAAAGTTTAGTTCATCCGCCAAAACTCTGAAAGCTGCTCAGTCcagacagaaaagttatgcagatGCTTGATGAAGGGAACTTGTGTTTTAGGTAGGTGATTATGTATACTTGAAAGTGTCTCCGATGAGAGGTTTAAAGAGGTTCAAAGTTAAAGGAAATCTAGCTCCTAGATATGTTGGTCCTTTCAAGATTCTGGAGAGGAAAGGAGAAGTGGCTTATCAGCTTGAGTTGCCTGCTGGTTTGTCCAATGTGCACAATGTTTTCCATGTCTCTCAATTCAAGAGGAACAGTTGCCACTAGAAGAACTGGATTTACAGGATGACCTAACTTATGAAGAGAGCCCTATTAAAGTTTTGGAAACATCATAGCCCAAATGATAGCTggggcaccaattgaaagtgctccacaaattgatcattggcagaaggaatatacatatggcaagagtttatacaaccctgcggccctcagcaagcttggaacgcaaatgtacatgctaaatAAATGGTACATGGCAGCGTGTGtcagaaaagcagatgactatgtttgtgtccgaattagaaactatcattacttctgtggtgatgatattatttatgttcaatttaatgagctacaccaactatgccacatggatgctcttgacaaatctctaatgagttgcttctgtctgtaagtgattcttcctttcaataatgtctctgtaacttatcatgtatatatataaataattacaAAAACCCactatacatatgcagaaacatgatgaggggcctcagagttagaaatgacaaggagattggatttgtggatccaaatgttgtattcaaagaccacaagaccccgtatgtcttatggagaactcaaacggagagaaatctatggaggttcttgatcaaccaaaaagataaaagatatatactctttccctacaactttaagtaagtgtcgttatcgtgtgtacattctatttaactaattaatcagatcaatatgaagatatatactaattttgcctacatatgcacacaaatgcagctttcattggatactaattgtcattgatctctggcaatgtcaattggtaatctatgactcgtTGAGAAAACTACGGTAcgattaccaagaaatgatagatattatccaagggtaactccgatctctatatattaaattctgctcttttaacttggtaatagataattaataatgatcgttttattgctagggtttaggctgggttcgtgcagaaacaccgtcgagagttgaatgcagcactttcaaagcccatcttacttcagtgggttctatggcagacaccgggcaacaatttgtgtggctactatgtgtgcgagtttatgacggtctatgccaaaagaactaatcttaagcacctaaaagtatgtaacatgtatatataataagtttatttcatttatttgttgctatttaataaatcatattcatacctctaacttttttctttaatgtctattaaaggagatgtggctgaaggagcaggtgttggatgcggtgcgcctaaaatgaattcaggagacaatcgcaCGATTTCTTAACAACCAAGTCCTGGATcccggcggcgagtgctacttcaaccctcaggagcagatgaaaccaaataacgatgatcatttgtatgatGCTTGAGTGACggagataaattgtgttgtaaatactttgtccgtgaagcatatgtgtaaatattatattatggacctatagatacatattatttatatatatagtgttttatagtatatttatatgtaatgctttaaattatataaattacagGTGCGCGTTCCATAAACGACCAGTaaacaatacgcattcgaaaataacaataacataattgtaaaccctaaatgaaaaaccaaatgaaaagaaaaaggaaaaaggaaaaagtctttagtcccggttggtagcaacaaccaggactaaaagtggaggccaggtggcacaccctggcgcaccttttagtcccggttgctgtTACCGACCTGGACTAAAGGTGGACTTTTAGTCCTGGTCcacggaaccgggactaaaggtgggacatttagtcccgaaaccttagccccggttccgtagccgggactaaaggcccttaCGGCCTAgggctaaagcccttccctGTACTAGTGTGGTATgagtgatttttaattatataaaactcaaaCAAAATCGGAAAGTTACAaaacttgttgaggtgtcatgttatcacatgaggagcctatgataaaaatttgaaaaaaaattagagCAAGTTGTGACGTCAGATGTACAAAACCCAAACATTTTCATATGTGATCATATTGGAAATGTCTGGGTTTTGTTCATCTGATACTgcaacttgctccaaactttctcaaatttttttataGCTTACACATGTGATAATTAAACCTCAAaaagttttgtgattttttgactttttttgctatatttcattaacTAATTTTTCAAAATTGATTTTTCAGCTACATAATCCTACTTTAAACTATAAGTGCATGAAATAGTAAAACTTAGCCattcgaaaaatgatattcatgttgaacaatgtatttttagaccatatccaaaaacttacccaaaattttgaagtaCTTGTCCACGGAAtatcactacaccacaacctttCAACAGCGACTGACTTGAAGATGCTGAAAGGGGTGTACAACAATGGACGATCCGTTGCTAAATGCTATAGCAACGGACCCCTGCAGACGCGGTTGAAGCCGTCGTTGTATGTGTACAGCGACGGACATCACCTTTAGCAACCGACCGTTAGACGATCCCATCTTCAACAACGGACAGCGTGTTAGACCTTTTAGCAACCGACAGTTCATTGCAATAATAAGTTTTAGCAACTGATAGTCCATCAACCACAATTAaattggtaaaaaaataaacaagCTGTATTTGAAA is a window encoding:
- the LOC110434799 gene encoding uncharacterized protein LOC110434799, whose protein sequence is MQAEDWLKAVDKQLVIAQCNDWEKVLYGSRQLQEATQDWWDSYCFAHQDPDTITWDQFKAAFKAHHVPTGLVKLKKKEFLSLKQGSMTICEYRDKFTQLMRYCLNEVENDEDKQDHFLEGLNDGLSYMMSNVKYASFQEMVDRALVLESKRRKMEDKKRKYSSSQQQAGASRPRYNNQQGPQSRSAYQSGNQGPQQNVRYNNQSQQTSQRYNNNQVQRPASQAPRENAPAPSESR